CGCGCCCTGGTGGGGGCTCAGCGCCTCCAGTTCCGGGAAGCACGCACGGGCGAAGAGCGCGGGCACGCCTCGGGTGCCGTCGTACGCGGAGGCCACCACGGGCGCACGCGTCCGCTCGAAGGTGTCCAGCAGGGCCCGCAGGTGCGCGGCGTCCACGCGGAGCTGGTCGCACAGCATGACGAGGATGGCGTCCAGGGCGGGGGGCTCCGCATCCGTCAGGGCCCGCAGGCCCGCGCGCAGCGAACCCCCGGGCCCGGCGGCCCAGTCCGCGTGGTCCACGGTGCGCACGGAGAGGCCGGTCAGTTCCGCGGCCACCGCGTCCCGCGCGGCGCCGAGCACCACCACGACGGGGCCGCATCGCACGGCGTCTGCTGCCTCCGCGGCGCGGCGCACCAGTGTCTTGCTTTGGTATCTGACGAGCTGCTTCGGGTGCCCCAGGCGCGATGAGCCGCCCGCGGCCAGCAACACCACGCCAACTGTCACGCGTGCCTCCGTGGCTGCAGGGGCGTCTTGCCCTGATACCGGACGCACTGACGGGGATGCTCCCTGCGTGACGAACCGTGCTCGGCCAGCAACACCACGCCCACTGTCACGCGAGCCTCCGCACCGGTGGGGGCGCCGCCGTGTGGATGGGGGCCTGCCGCTCGCGGAGCTTGCCGCCCTCGCGGTTGGAGACGACGGCTTGCAGCTCCGCGATGATGGACAAGGCAATCTCGTCCGCGCCTTCCGCGCCCAGGTCCAACCCCACGGGCGCGTGCAGCTTCTCCAGTTGCGCGGCGGTGGGCATCGACGGCAGCTCCGCCAACACCCGGTCCGTGCGCGACCGGGGGCCCAGCACGCCCAGGTACCGCAGCGGACGCGGAAGCAGCCGCGCGAGCAGCTCGCGGTCCTGCGGCAGGCTGTGGGTCATCAGCACGGCCAGCGTTCGTGGCGACAACGGCAGTGCCTCCACCGCGCTCACCGCCTTCGCCGACACCACCGCGTGCGCCCGGGGGAAGCGGTTGCGCAGGCTCTCCGCGGGCCGGTCCGCCACCACCGTGACGTGCCAGCCCAGTCCCGCGGCCTGATTCACCACCGGCGCCACGTCGAAGCCGCTGCCAAAGAGCACCAACGCGTGGGGCGGTTCCACGACCTCCACCAGCACGTCCGCGCCCCCGCAGGGGCCGCTCCAGGTCTTGCCCGCGGCCAGGGCCTCCCGGGCCGCTTCACGCACGGCGTCTCGCAGCGCGCCGGCCAGATTGCCCGCCTCGGTGCCGTCATCGCGAAGCAGCAGCCGCGCGCCCACGGCGTTCGCCGGACCCCGGTACACCGTCGCCACCACGGCTCGCCGTCCCGCCAGTCGGGCCTCGGCGGCGAAGGTGAGCGCTTCCTCCACGCCCGCTTCGCAGCGCTCCAGCAGCACGTCCACCACGCCGTTGCAGCCCAGCGCGAAGGAGAAGGCGCCCTCATCCTCTTCGCTGTCGCTGGTGGAGTCATAGCGCAGCAGTCGCGGGCCGGTGGTCGTCCAGAAGAAGGCCTTGCGGACGATGTCCGCCTCCAGGCACCCGCCGCTGATGCCTCCCGCCAGCCAGCCCTCCTCGCTCATCAACATGCGAGCACCCGGGCGGCGGTACGCGGAGCCCGACACCGCGACCACGGTGGCCAGCACCGACGGGCCTCGCGAGCGCGAGCGTGCGCGGAGGATGGCGTCCAAATCCTTCATGCTCGTGTCTTCCTGGGTGGGGGTGGCCGACGCGCGACGGGAAACTGTAGTCGGCGGGGTTTCATCCCGGCCAGTGACGTTCTCTGGAGGCAGGCCCGGGTGTGGTTCCGGACACACGGGGTCGCTGGATGAATCCGCGCGTCTGGGGTGTAGTC
This genomic window from Myxococcus hansupus contains:
- a CDS encoding nucleotidyltransferase family protein encodes the protein MTVGVVLLAAGGSSRLGHPKQLVRYQSKTLVRRAAEAADAVRCGPVVVVLGAARDAVAAELTGLSVRTVDHADWAAGPGGSLRAGLRALTDAEPPALDAILVMLCDQLRVDAAHLRALLDTFERTRAPVVASAYDGTRGVPALFARACFPELEALSPHQGARGVIAREPSRVAEVTLPGGGDDVDTPEDVARLT
- a CDS encoding XdhC family protein, translated to MKDLDAILRARSRSRGPSVLATVVAVSGSAYRRPGARMLMSEEGWLAGGISGGCLEADIVRKAFFWTTTGPRLLRYDSTSDSEEDEGAFSFALGCNGVVDVLLERCEAGVEEALTFAAEARLAGRRAVVATVYRGPANAVGARLLLRDDGTEAGNLAGALRDAVREAAREALAAGKTWSGPCGGADVLVEVVEPPHALVLFGSGFDVAPVVNQAAGLGWHVTVVADRPAESLRNRFPRAHAVVSAKAVSAVEALPLSPRTLAVLMTHSLPQDRELLARLLPRPLRYLGVLGPRSRTDRVLAELPSMPTAAQLEKLHAPVGLDLGAEGADEIALSIIAELQAVVSNREGGKLRERQAPIHTAAPPPVRRLA